TTATCCGGTGCATTGATCTCGATGGTATTCCCATTTTCCAGATGAACGGTCATCTTGCTGAACAACGGGGAACCGACCACATACTGGTCGGTACCGGGGCAAACCGGATAGAATCCGAGTGCGGAGAAGACATACCACGCCGAGGTTTGTCCATTGTCCTCGTCTCCGCAATAGCCGTCAGGATAGTGGTTATAAAGTTTATCCATCACCTCGCGTATCCAATACTGGCCTTTCCACGGTTCACCCGCATAATTGTAGAGGTACAGCATATGCTGGATAGGCTGGTTGCCATGCGCGTACTGTCCCATATTCATCACCTGCATCTCACGGATCTCATGGATCGGAAATCCGTAATAGCTGTCGTCGAAAACAGGAGGTATTACAAAAACGGAATCGAGCATATTCACAAACTCTTTCTTACCGCCCATCAGGTCGATCAGTCCCTGCGGATCATGGAAAACCGACCAGGTATAGTGCCAGCTGTTGCCCTCCGTGAAGGCGTCTCCCCATTTCAAGGGGCTGAAAGGGGACTGGAACGAGCCGTCTTCGTTACGCCCGCGCATCAGCTTATGCTCCGGCGAATAGAGGTTCCGATAATTCTGGCTCCGTTTGGCAAACAGGTCGATTTCCTCCTGCGGGCGGTTCAGCGCCTTGGCCAGCTTATAAATGGCCCAGTCGGCATAAGCATATTCCAACGTACGGGCCGCATTCTCGTGGATACCCACGTTATAAGGCACATAGCCCAGTTTATTATAATACTCGTGTCCGTAACGTCCCGTGGCGGAAACTTTGGGATGCACATTCTCGGTACCGTGCAGCATCGCCTCATAAAGTGTCTCGATATCATATCCGCGTAATCCTTTCAGATAGGCGTCTGCCACCACCGAAGCCGAATTGTTGCCGATCATGACTCCGCGATGACCGGGGCTTGCCCACTCCGGCAGGAATCCACTCTCCTTGTATGCATTGACGAGCCCTTCCTGCATCTCCACGTTCACCGACGGGTAGACAAGGTTCAGGAACGGGAAAAGGGCACGGAAGGTATCCCAGAATCCGGTATCGGTATACATATATCCGGGAAGGACTTCTCCGTTGTAGGGGCTGTAATGGATGATATTTCCCGCTGCATCGATCTCGTAGAATTTGCGGGGGAACAGCGTGGAGCGGTAGAAGGTGGAATAGAACGTGCGTCTCTGGTCGGGGTTTCCGCCCTCTATCTCTATTTTACCGAGCACTTCATTCCATGCGTCACGCCCTTCCTGCTTCACCGTTTCAAAATCTTTTTCCGCCACCTCTTTCAGATTTTGCCAGGCCTGTTCGTGGCTGATAAAGGAAGATGCTACTTTTGCTATTACCTTTTCCCCTTTTCGGGTGGCAAAACCGATAAAGGCGCCTGTATGGCCGGCTTCCACCTTATCACCCTGCGGCAGGATCTCGCCATCTTTTACCACATGTTTGTATTGGAACGGTTTATCGAACACAACCACAAAATAATTTTTGAAGTTTTCCGGCACACCTCCGCTGTTGCGTGTTGTATAACCGATGATGGCATTCTTTTCAGGAAGGATTTCCACTGCCGATCCCTTGTCGAATGCATCCACGAGCACGTAGGACCTGTCTGTTTCGGGGAAAGTGAAGCGGAACACCGCCGCCCTTTCGGTGGGCGTGATCTCCGTGGTGACATCATAATCGGCAAGATAAGCGCTATAGTAATAGGGTTTTACCACTTCCGCCTTGTGTGAATACCAGCTCGCCCGCTTTTCCTGGTCGAACTCCATTCTGTCGGTCATCGGAAAGATGGAGAATTGCCCGTAGTCGTTCATCCACGGGCTGGGCTGGTGCGTTTGTTTGAATCCGTTCAGTTTATAGTCGGTATACACATATTGCCAGCCATCGCCAATCTTGCGGGTCTGGGGGGTCCAGAAGTTCATTCCCCATGGGACTGCTATGGCCGGGTAGGTATTACCGTTGGAAAGGGAAAACTCCGACATGGTACCCATCAGCACATTGACATAATCCACAGGGGTATCCTCCGCAGAAACATCACTGTACGATGAAGTGCCCGTAGTCCCCACGCAGGATATCATCAAAATGAGAATGGCCGCTATAATCAAAGAATTTTTCATTAGAATATTTTCGTGGTTTAATTTTATATCGAATTGACTAAATCCATTTTTCCTTTGCCTTCCAGATCCACGATCAGTTCGCCAAACAAAGTATTTACCCATGCAAACCATTTCCGGGTGAATTTAGCAGGATCATCTTTATGGAACGACTCATGCATAAAACCTGTATCTCCATCGGTATCACGCAGCATCCGCAGGCAATCCCGGATCTCATCGTCACTGTCACTGGTTTGTGCACGCATAATGATACTCATCGGCCAAACCATATCATATCCGATATGTGGGCCTCCGATTCCTTCTCCGGCAGTTCCTCTGAAGAAGTAAGGATTATCTTCACTCCATACCAGTTTACGTGTGTTCTGATAAATAGGATCGCTTTTCTCAACCCCATCAAGATAAGGTAGCGCTAACAGGCTGGGTATATTGGCATCATCCATGAAGTAGGCGTTACCAAAACCATCTACTTCAAAGGCATATACTTTCCCATATTTGGGATGCTCCACAACGGCATATTGCTTAAGGGCATTATATACTTCATCGGCCAGCGCCTTGCTTTCAGCCGCCAGTGCGTTATCACGGACAACCTTTTCTGCAATTTCAGCAATCTGATTGAGTGAAGTTACGGCAAAAAAGTTGGATGGTACTAGAAACTGAAAAGTAGTAGCATCGTCGGAAGGACGGAAAGTGGAAACAATCAGCCCCACCGGTTTTACAGGATTACCATATCCATCGTTGTTCACCGTATCTAACTGACGCTCCGTTACCCTTTGAAACTTGTAAGGGCCAAGACCATCCTTACGTTGCTGCTCTTTGAACGTCTGTATCACAAGGCCCATTGCCTTTTTCCAATCAGCGTCAAACACGGAAGTGTCGCCAGTAGTCTTCCAGTAGTGGTATGCAAGTCTCACAGGATAGCAGAGTGAGTCTATCTCCCATTTGCGTTCATGCAGCATTGGAGTCATTTTGGTATAGTCTTTTTGCCATGAACCCTCCGGCCTGGGTTCATTGTAGAAAGCATTGGCATAAGGATCGACCAGAATGCATTGTGTTTGGCGGTTGACTAATCCTGCGATCAATTGCTTCAGTTTTGCATCGGACTTGGTGAGCGGCAAGTAAGGCCATACCTGTGCCGACGAATCCCGGAGCCACATGGCATCGATATCGCCGGTGATCACAAAGGTATCCGGTTTGCCGTTCTTCATACTGAAA
This window of the Proteiniphilum saccharofermentans genome carries:
- a CDS encoding GH92 family glycosyl hydrolase, whose translation is MKNSLIIAAILILMISCVGTTGTSSYSDVSAEDTPVDYVNVLMGTMSEFSLSNGNTYPAIAVPWGMNFWTPQTRKIGDGWQYVYTDYKLNGFKQTHQPSPWMNDYGQFSIFPMTDRMEFDQEKRASWYSHKAEVVKPYYYSAYLADYDVTTEITPTERAAVFRFTFPETDRSYVLVDAFDKGSAVEILPEKNAIIGYTTRNSGGVPENFKNYFVVVFDKPFQYKHVVKDGEILPQGDKVEAGHTGAFIGFATRKGEKVIAKVASSFISHEQAWQNLKEVAEKDFETVKQEGRDAWNEVLGKIEIEGGNPDQRRTFYSTFYRSTLFPRKFYEIDAAGNIIHYSPYNGEVLPGYMYTDTGFWDTFRALFPFLNLVYPSVNVEMQEGLVNAYKESGFLPEWASPGHRGVMIGNNSASVVADAYLKGLRGYDIETLYEAMLHGTENVHPKVSATGRYGHEYYNKLGYVPYNVGIHENAARTLEYAYADWAIYKLAKALNRPQEEIDLFAKRSQNYRNLYSPEHKLMRGRNEDGSFQSPFSPLKWGDAFTEGNSWHYTWSVFHDPQGLIDLMGGKKEFVNMLDSVFVIPPVFDDSYYGFPIHEIREMQVMNMGQYAHGNQPIQHMLYLYNYAGEPWKGQYWIREVMDKLYNHYPDGYCGDEDNGQTSAWYVFSALGFYPVCPGTDQYVVGSPLFSKMTVHLENGNTIEINAPDNSKETRYVSGIRINGKEYTKNYFTHDQLMNGAKIDFSMSATPNKTRGINESDFPYSFSNEKE
- a CDS encoding glycoside hydrolase family 125 protein — encoded protein: MTTRRNFIKKTAVGLTALAVHPAWAASPVRGTSMKEKFVSNRPVTGDRHFTSVAVEQTITRVKAKIKDLKLAWMFENCFPNTLDTTVSFSMKNGKPDTFVITGDIDAMWLRDSSAQVWPYLPLTKSDAKLKQLIAGLVNRQTQCILVDPYANAFYNEPRPEGSWQKDYTKMTPMLHERKWEIDSLCYPVRLAYHYWKTTGDTSVFDADWKKAMGLVIQTFKEQQRKDGLGPYKFQRVTERQLDTVNNDGYGNPVKPVGLIVSTFRPSDDATTFQFLVPSNFFAVTSLNQIAEIAEKVVRDNALAAESKALADEVYNALKQYAVVEHPKYGKVYAFEVDGFGNAYFMDDANIPSLLALPYLDGVEKSDPIYQNTRKLVWSEDNPYFFRGTAGEGIGGPHIGYDMVWPMSIIMRAQTSDSDDEIRDCLRMLRDTDGDTGFMHESFHKDDPAKFTRKWFAWVNTLFGELIVDLEGKGKMDLVNSI